In Candidatus Hydrogenedentota bacterium, the sequence AAGCCCCTGCATAAGCGCGCTCGCGCCGAGGCGGTTCGCGCCGTGGTCGGAGAAGTTCGCTTCGCCGAGTACGTGCAGTCCCGGCAGGTTGCTCATGAGATTGTAATCGACCCACAGTCCGCCCATGGTGTAGTGCACGGCGGGATAGATCATCATCGGGCGCTTGTAGGGGTCTTCATCGACAATGCGTTCGTACATCTGAAACAGGTTGCCGTACCGCGCTTCGATGAGGTCCTTGCCGAGGCGCTGAATCGCGTCGCGGAAATCGAGATAAACCGCCTGGCCCGAACCCACTCCCCTGCCCGCGTCGCACTGTTCTTTGGCGCTGCGCGACGAGATGTCGCGCGGCGCGAGATTGCCGAAGGACGGATATTTGCGTTCGAGATAATAGTCGCGCTCGTCTTCCGGAATCTGATCGGGCGGGCGCGTGTCTCCCTGTTTTTTCGGCACCCAGATGCGTCCATCGTTGCGCAGGCTTTCGCTCATCAGCGTGAGCTTGGACTGGTAGTCGCCGTGCACGGGGATGCACGTGGGATGAATCTGCGTGTAGCACGGGTTCGCGAAGTACGCGCCTTTCTTGTGCGCGCGCCACGCCGCGGTGACGTTGCACGCCTTCGCATTCGTCGAAAGATAGAAGACGTTGCCGTAGCCGCCCGTCGCGAGGATGACCGCGTCCGCGGCGTGCGACTCGATCTCGCCCGTGAGCAAGTTGCGGCAGACGATCCCGCGCGCCTTGCCATCGATCACGACGATGTCGAGCATCTCGCGGCGCGGATAGAGTTCGACGCCTTTCTTGGCGACTTCTTTCATCAGCGCGCTGTACGCGCCGAGGAGTAACTGCTGGCCCGTCTGGCCGCGCGCGTAGAACGTGCGGCTGACCTGCGCGCCGCCGAACGAGCGGTTATCCAGCAGTCCGCCGTACTCGCGCGCAAACGGCACGCCCTGCGCCACGCACTGGTCGATGATGTTGACGCTCAACTCCGCGAGCCGGTACACGTTCGCTTCGCGCGCGCGGAAGTCCCCGCCCTTCACGGTGTCGTAAAACAGGCGGTACACGCTGTCGCCGTCATTCTGATAATTTTTCGCAGCGTTGATGCCGCCCTGCGCGGCGATGCTGTGAGCCCTGCGCGGCGAATCCTGAATGCAGAACGTCTTGACCTTGTACCCCAACTCCGACAGCGACGCCGACGCCGACGCCCCGGCCAACCCCGTTCCCACGACGATGATCGTGTACTTGCGCTTGTTCGCCGGATTCACCAGCTTCATCTCGAACTTGTGCCGGGTCCACTTCTCGGCGATCGGCCCGGAGGGGATTCTGGAATTGAGGGTGTTCGTGGTGCTCATTTATTGCTCGGGTCTGTCGGGTCTGCCCGGTATGGAGTCATTTCCATTGCTCCAGTGCCTACTGTGCAACAACGGATTGAGATTGGAATTACCTCGATAGGGGTTACGGCGAGCAGCCCAGGGTTGACGCGTCGGAGTCGCTTCGACGAAGGCGCGGCTACCCTGGGTAAAGACCACCCCCACCCCGTATCTACCCTGAAAGGGTTGCGGCAGTCCCTCAACGCTTTTCATACCGCCGGCCCGCCGATGATGTTCCGCACGATTACGTAGATTGGAACGAGACTGAACCCGCACGCGACCACCGCGCCAATGACGAGGCTGGCTTGCCGGATCACGGGCGTGTAGCGGTCGTGATAGAAACCGATGGACTGAAACATGCTCTGGATTCCGTGGCTGAGGTGCATACCGACGCACCAGACCGCTGCAAGGTATATGACCACGCGCAAGGGGTTAAGGAACGAATTCCAAACCAATCCGTACAACTCGTATTCCTGCCCCTTCAACTCGACGGACGGGCCGGTCTTTCCGGCGATGGTGAAGTCGGAGAGATGCAAAAAAAGGAACAAGAAAAGGAGCGCGCCGGTGAGGATCATGAACTTTTTCGCGAAGTTGGTCTCGCCGCGCGTGGCCGCCACTGCGTAGCGGTTGGTGCCGCCGGATTTCCGGTTTTCGCGCGTGACGAGGATCGAGAACCGAATGTGGACGACCGCCGCGACGATCAGGACTGCACGGGCGATCCACAGCAACTCGGGCACGGCATGAAGCGTTTCCGAGTAGTGGTTGAACGCTTCGGGGCCAAAGAACAGGATAAAGTTGCCGGCCATGTGAACGATGATGAACCCGACGAGAATCAGGCCGGTAATCGCGACCAACTGCTTTTTGAAGACCGAACTGCGGAAGAACGGGGCCAGCTTCGTGATCATGCGGTGTCCACTTCGTCAACTGCGGTACGATACGCCACGCGTACCGACCGGAAAGTATAGCACCTGATTCGTGATGCGCAAAATTCGCGATTCTCCCCTGTCGCGTCGCGACTTAATCTAGCCCGCCGCAATAATCGTCGATTTTACACCGCCCCTGTCAATTAAACAGAGGTCGTTTCGCATGGTGTAGTTCCGTCCCGCTCGTCTTGCCGACCAATCATGGCCTAGTCCGCGACTGCGCCGCGCACACCGAGTGCAACACGTTGGGCCAATAGATAGGAGCGCCAACACGGTGGCGACTACGCCCGCGGTGTCATGCCGAGTAGGTCGCAGGACGATTGGTGCAGGATGCCGTAAGCGATATCGTGGATGTCGTTGAAGGAGTACTGGCCGAGTTGCACCTTGTCGGCAAGGACCTCGGCGAGGAGTTTGCGCGTGATGACGGCTTTGGCGTAGGTCCATTCGACAGTATAGGCGTCGCTGAAGAATCCGATCTGCTTGTTGACCGGCAACATATCGAGGCGCTCCTCCATGACCTGGCGGATGGCGCCGGGGAAGAAGTTGTGCCACCAGTAGCCGCACAACGAGAGGTTCGGCAGCTCGCGCGCGAGCGTGCAGAGCGACTGATTGGCGTGCCGGCTAGAAAGGAAGCACATGAATTTGAGTTTGGGATACCGCGCAACGATTTCGCCAAGCTGCCCGATGGCGCGCTGGCTCAGCCGCGACCCGGTCTCGTACGGCAACGATTCCGCGCCGAACGAGAATTGAAAAACAATCTCGTCGCCGTGCTTCTCGAGCTCCCCCAAAAACCGGTGCATGATGTAGCTCGAGTAAATGTCGCGTTCGCGATCGCCCGCATTCGCGCGCGCCTTCAATGCGGCCGACACCTGATCGGCGCTCGGCATTGCGTAGTCGATATCGGTCGAGACGTGTTGCGCCGTTGCCGTCACTTTGTCGTACGGAAGAAGTGCGCAGTAATGCGCGACCGCCGCATCGATATCCTCGACGGTCTTGATCGTCTTGTGCAGCGGCGGCGCGGACTTGCGATCGAACGTGACCGGCAGCGTCCATTGCGGCGCCGTAGCATTCCACGCACGCTCGAGTTCGTACAGCGGAATGTCGGGCTGGCCCCATTGCGTTCGCGCGAAGAACGACCATTCGATTGCGTATTGCAGCAGATCGTCCGCGGAACCGTCGCGCTGACGGAAGAGTTCGGTGCCGGTGCGCGCGATGTTCGCGCGGCGCAGGATCTCGCGTGACCAGACGGGGTTCGATGCGTGATGTTTAATGAGACGGTCAAGGTTACGCCAGTTGCTCGAATCGATCGGCGTGTGCCAGTTGTACAAGTCCGCGAGAATGATGCGGACGCCCCAGGACATGGCCGTGTTGCGCGCCTTCGCAAGATACGGGATCGCTTCCTCGACGCGCCGTGCCGCTTCCTCTTCCGTGCGATCCTCCGGAATCCGCGCCCCCGACGGACACCCCGCCGCATACAGGTCGCTGATGCACATGTGATACAGCAGGATGTCGTCGAGCCCGCGCGCGGAAAGGTGCGCCGCGTCAATGTGCGTGTGTGGATCCATCCACTGAAAAGAGTGCAGGATTTCCTCGATGGCGTGCGCAGTCATTTCGGGTTGCATGGAGGGAACTCCGGCATGGGAGGAGGAGTTAGGAAGTTAGGAAGCGAGGGAGTGAGGAAGTCAGGAAGCGAGAAAGAGAGGAAGCAGTTCATCGTGATGCGCATTACCTTGGTTTGGTGCTTAGTTTGGCCATGAGCGCGCGGAGCATACGGCTTATTTCAGCCAAAATCGCCAATAGCTCGGGCGCTTTCACGGCGTGTTGCGGGTAGAGATCCTGTGCGAGCAGAAGTAGGGTCTCGAGTTCTTTCGTGCTTCCCTGAGCGATGCGCAAGAACTGCGAGAATTCCTTTGCACCTTCCCTGCCCCAGCCTTCGGCAATATTGCACGGGATGGATACGGCAGCCCGGCGAATCTGCAACGAAATTCCGAATGCTTCGCTTTTGGGAAACGACTCTGTGACCTTGTAGCATTGCCTGGCCAGCGACATCGACTTTTGCCAAACGACCAACTCTTTGCACAAACTCGCCGCCAATCTCTTGCTCCCTGACTTCCTAACTCCCTAACT encodes:
- a CDS encoding fumarate reductase/succinate dehydrogenase flavoprotein subunit, encoding MSTTNTLNSRIPSGPIAEKWTRHKFEMKLVNPANKRKYTIIVVGTGLAGASASASLSELGYKVKTFCIQDSPRRAHSIAAQGGINAAKNYQNDGDSVYRLFYDTVKGGDFRAREANVYRLAELSVNIIDQCVAQGVPFAREYGGLLDNRSFGGAQVSRTFYARGQTGQQLLLGAYSALMKEVAKKGVELYPRREMLDIVVIDGKARGIVCRNLLTGEIESHAADAVILATGGYGNVFYLSTNAKACNVTAAWRAHKKGAYFANPCYTQIHPTCIPVHGDYQSKLTLMSESLRNDGRIWVPKKQGDTRPPDQIPEDERDYYLERKYPSFGNLAPRDISSRSAKEQCDAGRGVGSGQAVYLDFRDAIQRLGKDLIEARYGNLFQMYERIVDEDPYKRPMMIYPAVHYTMGGLWVDYNLMSNLPGLHVLGEANFSDHGANRLGASALMQGLADGYFVIPYTIGHYLASTKFEKVDTSHAEFRAAEEEAKKRIDTLLSIKGKRTVDSFHRELGLLCWDKCGMARNKAGLNEALQMIPAIRDEFWKNVTVVGNGEDFNQCLERAGRVADFLEFAELMVRDAFHREESCGGHFREEHQTEDGEAKRDDMNFCYAGAWEFTGVDSAPTLHKETLEFKEVHLATRSYK
- a CDS encoding succinate dehydrogenase cytochrome b subunit, translating into MITKLAPFFRSSVFKKQLVAITGLILVGFIIVHMAGNFILFFGPEAFNHYSETLHAVPELLWIARAVLIVAAVVHIRFSILVTRENRKSGGTNRYAVAATRGETNFAKKFMILTGALLFLFLFLHLSDFTIAGKTGPSVELKGQEYELYGLVWNSFLNPLRVVIYLAAVWCVGMHLSHGIQSMFQSIGFYHDRYTPVIRQASLVIGAVVACGFSLVPIYVIVRNIIGGPAV
- a CDS encoding four helix bundle protein, whose translation is MSLARQCYKVTESFPKSEAFGISLQIRRAAVSIPCNIAEGWGREGAKEFSQFLRIAQGSTKELETLLLLAQDLYPQHAVKAPELLAILAEISRMLRALMAKLSTKPR